The Geothrix sp. DNA segment GTTCCTCTCCAGCATGAGCCACGAGCTGCGCTCGCCCCTCAATGCCATCCTGGGCTTCGCCCAGTTGATGGACTCGGCCTCCCCGGCCGCGAGCCCGTCGCAGAAGGCCAGCATCGACCGCATTCTCCATGCGGGCTGGTACCTGCTGGAGCTGATCAATGAGATCCTGGATCTGGCGGTCATCGAGTCCGGCAAGCTCTCCATTTCCGAAGAGCCGGTCTCGCTGGCGGAAGTCATGTTCGATTGCCGGTCCATCATCGAACCCCAGAGCCAGAAGCGCGGCATCAAGCTGACCTTCCCGGCCTTCGACGCGCCCATCTTCGTGAGGGCCGACCGGGTCCGCCTCAAGCAGGTCCTCATCAACCTCCTGTCCAATGCCATCAAGTACAACCGGCCCGGGGGGACGGTGGTGGTGGCCTGCACCTCCACCGTCCAGGGGCGCGTCCGCATCAGCGTCCGGGATACCGGGCAGGGCCTGGCGCCCGACCAGGTCCGGCAGCTCTTCCAGCCCTTCAACCGCCTCGGCCAGGAACGAAGCGCCGAGGAGGGCACGGGCATCGGCCTGGTGATGAGCAAACTGCTGGTGGAGCTCATGGGCGGCGCCATCGGCGTGGACAGCAAGGTCGGCACCGGAAGCGTGTTCTGGTACGACCTCAATGCATCCGCGGCCCCTGCAGCTCCCGGTCTTGATGACAGCTTCATGGACAAGGCGACGGCGCCGGATGCGGACGTCGGGTCACCCCGCACGGTGCTGTACGTGGAGGACAATCCGGCCAACCTGGAGCTGGTGTCCCAACTCATCGGACGGCGCCCCGACCTGCGGATGCTCGGCGCGGTGGATGCGATGCAGGGCCTCCAGATGGCCCGCGACCACCAGCCGGACGTCATTCTCATGGACATCAACCTTCCCGGGCTCAGTGGCATCGAGGCGCTGGCCCTCCTGCGGAAGGACCCTCTGACCCTCCATGTCCCGGTGGTCGCCATCAGCGCCAACGCCATGGTGGGTGACATCAAGAAGGGCCTGGAAGCCGGCTTCTTCCGCTATCTCACCAAGCCCATCAACGTCGTCGAGTTCATGGACACGCTGGATGTGGCCCTGGAGTTCGCACGGCTGGCATCCATCGAAGGCAAGTAAGGAGCTGCGGTACACATGATCAGTGCAACGGACATCCTCCAGGGCAGGATCCTCATCGTCGACGATCAGGAGGCCAACGTGCGCCTGCTTGAGCAGATGCTGCGGGAGGCCCACTACACCTCCATTGCCTCGACCATGGACCCGGGCCAGGTCTGCGAACTCCACCTGATCAACCACTACGACCTGATCCTGCTGGACCTCCAGATGCCGGGCATGGACGGCTTCCAGGTCATGGAGAACCTCAAGGAGATCGAAAAGGGCGGCTATCTCCCGGTCCTCGTCATCACCGCCCAGCCGGACCACAAACTGCGGGCGCTGAAGGCCGGGGCCAAGGATTTCGTCAGCAAGCCCTTCGACCTGGCGGAGGTGCTGCTCCGGGTCCACAACATGCTCGAAGTCCGCCTGCTCCACCAGGAGACCAAGAAGCTCTACGACCGCATCCTGGCCGAGCAGAAAGTGTCTGAGCGCCTCCTGCTCAACGTACTGCCCGGCTCTTTGGCGGAACGGTTGCAGGCACGGCCCGAGGCGAAGACGAGCGTCTTCACGGAGCTCGTGACTGAAAGCTATGCGGAAGTGTCGGTCCTGTTCGCCGACATCCTGGCCTTCACCAAGTTTACGGAGGGGGCGAGCGCCGAAGTCCTGGTCGGCGTGCTGGACGAGATCTCCCATCGCTTCGTGGACGGCTTCCACAATCCGGTGATGGACCGGACCCGGACCATCGGCAACGCCTACCTGGCGGCCATCGGCCTGACCGACGCGGTGGCCGAACGCACGATCCAGGCCTCACGGAAGGCGCTGGACATCATCGAGGCCGTGGACCGCTTCAACGAGCACAGCCGGTACAAGCTGAACCTGCGCATCGGCATGGATGTCGGTGCCGAAGTCTCCAGCATCGTCCACAAACGGAAGATTACCTACGACCTGTGAGGGCCCGGGCCAGTGACTTCCGCCTCCAGGATCCAGTCGAGGTGGGCATGGCCCTTGTCTGCGTTCCTAGTGGATGACCCAATCGCTCTTCTGGATCAGGTTTGGTGAAGGGCCGGAGGCGAGCTGCATGATGAAGCAGCCCTTGGAGGCGTAGCGCTGACCGGGGCCGAAGCTGAGGCGGAAGAAATCCGGAAGGGACTGGTCCCCTTGAAGGCTGATGCGGTCCAGGAGGTTCTCCCGGTGGATGTTGCGGTCCATGTCCAGCAGGGCCTGGCGGAAGACTTGGATCATCGAGTAGGTCCGGGTGGAAATCCGGGTTTCTGGGTTCCCCTTCTCTATCCCCGTCAGCAGGGAATCGGCGAGCTTGGACACCTTCGGTTCATAGGCGGGGTCGCGGTAGGGGTAGGTGAGGTAGGTATAGGCCCGGGCCCGTTCCGGCAGGCTGTAGAGCTTCGGGCCGAGCTGCCGGGAGGACATGAACACGAGCTCGGGACGGCCTGGCCGGTCCGCCAGGCCATCGAGGGCCGGGAAGGCGCCGGCGCCGGTCCACAGCATCACCGTGGTGAAGGTCTCCAGCTGGAGAAGGGATTCGAGAAGGCCCCGGTTCAGGGTTTCGCCCTTCACCAGGCGGATTTGTCTTGCCTCGCCCTGGCCCAGCTCCTGCCAGGTTTCCTGGAACCCGGCGGCCAGCGCCCGGCCCTCGGCCCCATCATGAACGACCTGAAGGACCCGCTGGACCTGCCCCCTGGAGGTCAGGCCCCGGAGGAAGCGGGCGGCGGCCTGACCCTCCTGGTAGTACCCCTTTGAGAAGTACTGGGTATACCAGTCAGAGTCGGACACCACTGGGAAATCCGTGATGGGGAATAGGCAGGGGAGCCGGTGGGATTCGCAGAAGGCATGGATGGGCTTCCAGTCCTGATAGGAAAGCCCGCCGAGCAGGGCGAAGACCGGTTCCTTCG contains these protein-coding regions:
- a CDS encoding response regulator, whose amino-acid sequence is MISATDILQGRILIVDDQEANVRLLEQMLREAHYTSIASTMDPGQVCELHLINHYDLILLDLQMPGMDGFQVMENLKEIEKGGYLPVLVITAQPDHKLRALKAGAKDFVSKPFDLAEVLLRVHNMLEVRLLHQETKKLYDRILAEQKVSERLLLNVLPGSLAERLQARPEAKTSVFTELVTESYAEVSVLFADILAFTKFTEGASAEVLVGVLDEISHRFVDGFHNPVMDRTRTIGNAYLAAIGLTDAVAERTIQASRKALDIIEAVDRFNEHSRYKLNLRIGMDVGAEVSSIVHKRKITYDL
- a CDS encoding ABC transporter substrate-binding protein, producing MIQRIEEISPLRTLFQALALFLLVSSSAAVAAPPRRDARAASAAPSREALGERMYREGLLPSGEPMQALVNGDVPVSGTAFTCVSCHLRSGFGSWEGGIPTLAISGARLFQPRFVKFPNLSPEERKRLKFRTPPVRPAYTDETLARALRSGLDPAGRTLRQVMPRYDLAEEDMATLIHYLRTLSTEAPPGVDARTIHLATVITAEVSREDQQAMLVPMNNYVTRHNQIPTGFHNRMDRGVGGIDPGGSYRHLSLSVWRLKGSPDSWPRQLEAYLAKEPVFALLGGLSYQDWKPIHAFCESHRLPCLFPITDFPVVSDSDWYTQYFSKGYYQEGQAAARFLRGLTSRGQVQRVLQVVHDGAEGRALAAGFQETWQELGQGEARQIRLVKGETLNRGLLESLLQLETFTTVMLWTGAGAFPALDGLADRPGRPELVFMSSRQLGPKLYSLPERARAYTYLTYPYRDPAYEPKVSKLADSLLTGIEKGNPETRISTRTYSMIQVFRQALLDMDRNIHRENLLDRISLQGDQSLPDFFRLSFGPGQRYASKGCFIMQLASGPSPNLIQKSDWVIH